The following coding sequences are from one Anabas testudineus chromosome 16, fAnaTes1.2, whole genome shotgun sequence window:
- the cited4b gene encoding cbp/p300-interacting transactivator 4b, producing MADHLMMPMNHSSAGASLHSYRMGMNSGLQAGHQQHANQQGIRAMSSSQMMHYGGGQANMETAMRQRQAMVGGPMNGQLNGAQMGHHQMTSGNMMYNGQPQQQQHHPQQQHHMHPQQHQQQAQHPQQQQQQQFMNGGLTSQQLMASMQLQKLNTQYHGHPLGPMGGNHMGPTTQYRMNPAQLANMQHMAGPALALNGIDADMIDEEVLTSLVMELGLDRVQELPELFLGQNEFDFISDFVSKQQPSTVSC from the coding sequence ATGGCAGACCATCTGATGATGCCCATGAATCACAGCTCAGCGGGCGCCAGTCTCCACAGTTACAGGATGGGCATGAATAGTGGCCTGCAGGCAGGTCACCAGCAGCATGCCAACCAGCAGGGCATACGGGCGATGTCCAGTAGCCAGATGATGCACTATGGTGGCGGCCAAGCCAACATGGAGACTGCCATGAGGCAGCGGCAGGCTATGGTGGGTGGACCCATGAATGGACAGCTGAACGGGGCCCAGATGGGTCACCATCAGATGACCTCTGGTAACATGATGTACAATGGCCAGCCccagcagcaacagcatcacccgcagcagcagcatcacatgcacccacagcagcaccagcaaCAAGCCCAGCACccgcagcagcaacagcagcagcaattcATGAATGGAGGTTTAACATCGCAGCAGTTAATGGCCAGCATGCAGCTGCAGAAACTAAACACTCAGTACCATGGACACCCATTAGGGCCCATGGGTGGGAACCACATGGGGCCCACAACCCAGTACCGCATGAACCCAGCCCAGCTGgcaaacatgcagcacatgGCCGGACCGGCACTGGCCCTGAATGGCATAGATGCGGATATGATTGACGAGGAGGTCCTGACCTCCCTTGTTATGGAGCTGGGCTTGGATCGAGTGCAGGAGCTGCCAGAACTCTTCCTGGGCCAGAACGAGTTTGATTTCATCTCAGACTTTGTCAGTAAACAACAGCCCAGCACCGTTAGTTGCTGA
- the LOC113170059 gene encoding polycomb protein SCMH1 isoform X1, producing MKLEAQDPRNTTSTCIATVVGLTGSRLRLRLDGSDNKNDFWRLVDSSEIQPIGNCEKNGGMLQPPLGFRLNASSWPMFLLKTLNGAEMAPSRIFHKQEPPAPEQNSFQVGMKLEAVDRKNPHFICPATVGALRGVEVLVTFDGWRGAFDYYCRYDSRDIFPVGWCALTGDNLQPPGTKVVLPKSLGALTEGSVENPAMHPTPTVGRPPGQRGRKPGRRKTKVTGPWGQKGSVLGPQSIQSGKEIGPIKIPKKRGPKPGSRLGWAKRAGWLEDAMAGPGRPVTGPGRTRGRLPSNWVQRIALQQAQSQAEPLKIPKKRGPKPGSKRKPRVVPNPVPTSPTSSTPEPDTSTVPLDNATIPNSALQAPTVCVYLNKYGKVGPHLDQRRIQQLPDHFGPGRASSVLQQCVQACVDSAHNQGTVFSCLKSGQGGEVISAYFDQQQHTLTLPTVSSVTYVLRFLEKLCHNLHCDPLFGSQPVARGGLHYGSYTYTTERRSIGDSLTTGPGRGTKRFLQDYKSPLPQKLAKLARHSVDGSGSFSESPRPSGQDPNLWTVEDVMQYIRDIDPVLAPHADLFRKHEIDGKALLLLRSDMMMKYMGLKLGPALKLTFHIDKLKRA from the exons ATGAAGCTGGAGGCCCAGGACCCGCGGAACACCACATCCACCTGCATTGCCACAGTAGTGGGCTTGACGGGCTCACGACTGCGGCTGCGCTTGGATGGGTCCGACAACAAGAACGACTTCTGGCGTCTGGTGGACTCCTCAGAGATCCAGCCTATAGGCAATTGTGAAAAAAATGGTGGCATGTTACAGCCGCCACTTG GTTTCCGTCTCAATGCGTCCTCTTGGCCCATGTTTCTTCTGAAAACATTGAATGGGGCTGAGATGGCACCCTCCCGCATCTTTCACAAG CAGGAGCCTCCCGCCCCAGAGCAGAACTCCTTCCAGGTAGGCATGAAGCTGGAAGCGGTGGATCGGAAAAATCCCCACTTTATCTGTCCAGCCACAGTGGGCGCACTGCGTGGTGTTGAGGTGCTGGTCACCTTCGATGGCTGGCGTGGAGCCTTTGACTACTACTGCCGCTACGATTCACGTGACATCTTCCCTGTGGGCTGGTGTGCCCTCACTGGAGACAACCTTCAGCCACCTGGCACCAAAG TAGTGCTGCCTAAGAGCCTTGGGGCACTGACAGAAGGGAGTGTGGAGAACCCAGCCATGCACCCAACCCCCACGGTGGGAAGACCACCAGGTCAGAGAGGACGTAAGCCAGGCCGCAGGAAAACCAAAGTGACAGGGCCCTGGGGTCAAAAAGGCTCAGTGCTGGGACCACAGAGCATCCAGTCAGGCAAAGAAATAGGGCCCATCAAGATACCCAAGAAAAGAGGGCCCAAGCCCGGTAGCAGG TTGGGCTGGGCAAAGAGAGCTGGATGGCTTGAAGATGCCATGGCAGGCCCAGGACGGCCAGTGACAGGCCCAGGACGAACCAGGGGCAGACTGCCTTCGAACTGGGTTCAAAGGATAGCTCTGCAGCAGGCCCAGTCTCAGGCAGAACCTCTCAAGATCCCAAAGAAAAGAGGACCCAAGCCTGGCAGCAAG AGAAAACCACGTGTGGTTCCTAATCCAGTCCCCACGTCTCCCACCAGCAGCACCCCAGAGCCTGACACGAGCACTGTGCCTCTGGATAATGCAACCATTCCCAACTCTGCGTTACAGGCTCCCACAG TTTGTGTGTACCTAAACAAGTACGGCAAGGTGGGGCCCCATTTGGACCAGCGCCGTATCCAGCAGCTCCCAGACCACTTTGGGCCAGGTCGGGCCTCTTCTGTGCTTCAGCAGTGTGTTCAGGCTTGTGTGGACTCTGCCCACAACCAGGGCACCGTTTTCTCCTGCCTCAAATCTGGACAAGGTGGTGAAGTAATTTCTG CCTACtttgaccagcagcagcacacccTGACGCTGCCCACAGTCAGCAGTGTCACCTACGTTCTCCGCTTCCTGGAAAAACTCTGCCACAATCTTCACTGTGATCCCCTGTTTGGCAGCCAGCCTGTTGCTAGGGGAGGTCTGCATTACGGCAGTTACACCTACACCACAG AGAGGAGAAGTATTGGTGACAGCCTGACAACAGGGCCAGGCCGGGGCACCAAGAGGTTCCTCCAGGATTACAAAAGTCCTCTGCCCCAGAAACTGGCCAAACTGGCCCGTCACTCCGTTGATG GCTCAGGCAGTTTCAGTGAGAGCCCAAGGCCCAGTGGTCAGGACCCCAACCTGTGGACAGTGGAGGATGTCATGCAGTATATCAGAGATATCGACCCTGTTCTGGCTCCACATGCTGACCTTTTCCGAAAACAT GAGATTGACGGGAAAGCACTCCTGTTGCTGCGCAGCGACATGATGATGAAATACATGGGCTTAAAGCTCGGCCCGGCCCTCAAACTCACCTTCCACATCGATAAGCTCAAACGGGCTTAA
- the LOC113170059 gene encoding polycomb protein SCMH1 isoform X2 — MKLEAQDPRNTTSTCIATVVGLTGSRLRLRLDGSDNKNDFWRLVDSSEIQPIGNCEKNGGMLQPPLGFRLNASSWPMFLLKTLNGAEMAPSRIFHKEPPAPEQNSFQVGMKLEAVDRKNPHFICPATVGALRGVEVLVTFDGWRGAFDYYCRYDSRDIFPVGWCALTGDNLQPPGTKVVLPKSLGALTEGSVENPAMHPTPTVGRPPGQRGRKPGRRKTKVTGPWGQKGSVLGPQSIQSGKEIGPIKIPKKRGPKPGSRLGWAKRAGWLEDAMAGPGRPVTGPGRTRGRLPSNWVQRIALQQAQSQAEPLKIPKKRGPKPGSKRKPRVVPNPVPTSPTSSTPEPDTSTVPLDNATIPNSALQAPTVCVYLNKYGKVGPHLDQRRIQQLPDHFGPGRASSVLQQCVQACVDSAHNQGTVFSCLKSGQGGEVISAYFDQQQHTLTLPTVSSVTYVLRFLEKLCHNLHCDPLFGSQPVARGGLHYGSYTYTTERRSIGDSLTTGPGRGTKRFLQDYKSPLPQKLAKLARHSVDGSGSFSESPRPSGQDPNLWTVEDVMQYIRDIDPVLAPHADLFRKHEIDGKALLLLRSDMMMKYMGLKLGPALKLTFHIDKLKRA, encoded by the exons ATGAAGCTGGAGGCCCAGGACCCGCGGAACACCACATCCACCTGCATTGCCACAGTAGTGGGCTTGACGGGCTCACGACTGCGGCTGCGCTTGGATGGGTCCGACAACAAGAACGACTTCTGGCGTCTGGTGGACTCCTCAGAGATCCAGCCTATAGGCAATTGTGAAAAAAATGGTGGCATGTTACAGCCGCCACTTG GTTTCCGTCTCAATGCGTCCTCTTGGCCCATGTTTCTTCTGAAAACATTGAATGGGGCTGAGATGGCACCCTCCCGCATCTTTCACAAG GAGCCTCCCGCCCCAGAGCAGAACTCCTTCCAGGTAGGCATGAAGCTGGAAGCGGTGGATCGGAAAAATCCCCACTTTATCTGTCCAGCCACAGTGGGCGCACTGCGTGGTGTTGAGGTGCTGGTCACCTTCGATGGCTGGCGTGGAGCCTTTGACTACTACTGCCGCTACGATTCACGTGACATCTTCCCTGTGGGCTGGTGTGCCCTCACTGGAGACAACCTTCAGCCACCTGGCACCAAAG TAGTGCTGCCTAAGAGCCTTGGGGCACTGACAGAAGGGAGTGTGGAGAACCCAGCCATGCACCCAACCCCCACGGTGGGAAGACCACCAGGTCAGAGAGGACGTAAGCCAGGCCGCAGGAAAACCAAAGTGACAGGGCCCTGGGGTCAAAAAGGCTCAGTGCTGGGACCACAGAGCATCCAGTCAGGCAAAGAAATAGGGCCCATCAAGATACCCAAGAAAAGAGGGCCCAAGCCCGGTAGCAGG TTGGGCTGGGCAAAGAGAGCTGGATGGCTTGAAGATGCCATGGCAGGCCCAGGACGGCCAGTGACAGGCCCAGGACGAACCAGGGGCAGACTGCCTTCGAACTGGGTTCAAAGGATAGCTCTGCAGCAGGCCCAGTCTCAGGCAGAACCTCTCAAGATCCCAAAGAAAAGAGGACCCAAGCCTGGCAGCAAG AGAAAACCACGTGTGGTTCCTAATCCAGTCCCCACGTCTCCCACCAGCAGCACCCCAGAGCCTGACACGAGCACTGTGCCTCTGGATAATGCAACCATTCCCAACTCTGCGTTACAGGCTCCCACAG TTTGTGTGTACCTAAACAAGTACGGCAAGGTGGGGCCCCATTTGGACCAGCGCCGTATCCAGCAGCTCCCAGACCACTTTGGGCCAGGTCGGGCCTCTTCTGTGCTTCAGCAGTGTGTTCAGGCTTGTGTGGACTCTGCCCACAACCAGGGCACCGTTTTCTCCTGCCTCAAATCTGGACAAGGTGGTGAAGTAATTTCTG CCTACtttgaccagcagcagcacacccTGACGCTGCCCACAGTCAGCAGTGTCACCTACGTTCTCCGCTTCCTGGAAAAACTCTGCCACAATCTTCACTGTGATCCCCTGTTTGGCAGCCAGCCTGTTGCTAGGGGAGGTCTGCATTACGGCAGTTACACCTACACCACAG AGAGGAGAAGTATTGGTGACAGCCTGACAACAGGGCCAGGCCGGGGCACCAAGAGGTTCCTCCAGGATTACAAAAGTCCTCTGCCCCAGAAACTGGCCAAACTGGCCCGTCACTCCGTTGATG GCTCAGGCAGTTTCAGTGAGAGCCCAAGGCCCAGTGGTCAGGACCCCAACCTGTGGACAGTGGAGGATGTCATGCAGTATATCAGAGATATCGACCCTGTTCTGGCTCCACATGCTGACCTTTTCCGAAAACAT GAGATTGACGGGAAAGCACTCCTGTTGCTGCGCAGCGACATGATGATGAAATACATGGGCTTAAAGCTCGGCCCGGCCCTCAAACTCACCTTCCACATCGATAAGCTCAAACGGGCTTAA